The following coding sequences lie in one Oceanicola sp. 502str15 genomic window:
- a CDS encoding cytochrome P450: MSDATAEVQATGKPVPVDETITLDALTRDPYPIYARLRAETPVVRVPKMNRILLTKWADTKYVKDNPQIFSSNDPITPMHRAFRAHTLMRKDGEEHKCERGAMQGAFSPKVITQDWVPRYEAVAEEYLDRLPRGEVVDLFPMLAAPYAARGLAVLLGTEEASDAEMIRWSQALIDGAGNFGEKEEIFARSEAANDEMDALFTRIEARHRAEPNNSAFSVMLNAENPIALSQIWANIKIAIGGGINEPRDALCTILYGLLTNPDQLEQVKAGGDWVKAFEEGVRWVAPISVSGRYVREDTEIRGYHIPAHSTVMTIQASANWDEEVFEDGHLFNVYRKSNPHQSFGNGPHFCQGTHVARRAVGQVMLPKIFEKFPNIRLAEPEDVVWSGWGFRGPLNLPVILG, translated from the coding sequence ATGAGCGACGCAACCGCCGAAGTGCAGGCCACCGGAAAGCCGGTGCCGGTAGACGAAACGATCACGCTGGACGCGCTCACCCGCGATCCCTACCCGATCTACGCCCGTCTGCGGGCCGAAACCCCCGTGGTCCGCGTGCCCAAGATGAACCGCATCCTGCTGACCAAATGGGCCGACACCAAATACGTGAAGGACAATCCGCAGATCTTCTCGTCCAACGACCCGATCACCCCGATGCACCGCGCCTTCCGCGCCCATACGCTGATGCGCAAGGACGGCGAAGAGCACAAATGCGAGCGCGGCGCGATGCAGGGCGCCTTCAGCCCCAAGGTCATCACCCAGGACTGGGTGCCGCGCTACGAGGCCGTGGCCGAGGAATATCTCGATCGTTTGCCGCGCGGTGAGGTTGTCGATCTCTTCCCGATGCTCGCCGCCCCCTATGCCGCCCGCGGCCTTGCCGTCCTGCTGGGCACCGAAGAGGCCAGCGACGCCGAGATGATCCGCTGGTCGCAGGCGCTGATCGACGGGGCCGGGAACTTCGGCGAGAAGGAAGAGATCTTCGCCCGCTCCGAAGCCGCCAACGACGAGATGGACGCGCTCTTCACCCGCATCGAGGCGCGCCACAGGGCCGAGCCCAACAACTCGGCGTTCTCGGTGATGCTGAACGCCGAAAACCCGATCGCCCTCAGCCAGATCTGGGCCAACATCAAGATCGCCATCGGCGGCGGCATCAACGAGCCGCGCGATGCGCTCTGCACCATCCTCTACGGTCTGCTGACCAACCCCGACCAGCTTGAGCAGGTGAAGGCGGGCGGCGATTGGGTGAAGGCCTTCGAGGAAGGCGTGCGCTGGGTTGCGCCGATCTCCGTCTCCGGGCGGTACGTGCGCGAGGATACCGAGATCCGCGGCTACCACATCCCGGCCCATTCCACGGTGATGACGATCCAGGCCTCCGCCAACTGGGACGAGGAGGTGTTCGAGGATGGCCACCTCTTTAACGTCTACCGCAAGAGCAACCCGCACCAGAGCTTCGGCAACGGCCCGCATTTCTGCCAGGGCACCCATGTGGCCCGCCGCGCGGTGGGGCAGGTGATGCTGCCGAAGATCTTCGAGAAGTTCCCCAACATCCGGCTGGCCGAGCCGGAGGATGTGGTCTGGAGCGGCTGGGGCTTCCGCGGCCCGCTGAACCTGCCCGTCATTCTCGGCTGA
- a CDS encoding GFA family protein translates to MQGHCTCGDIRYRLTDRPLFTHCCHCRWCQRETGSAFVLNALIETACLEVTEGSTEAVETPSESGRGQIIHRCPRCRVALWSHYSGAGALFAFVRVGTLEDPDRVPPDIHIFTASKQPWVVLPPGVPAMEAFYRRSEHWPDWALARREAVLAHHM, encoded by the coding sequence ATGCAAGGCCACTGCACCTGCGGAGACATCCGCTACCGCCTGACCGACAGGCCGCTCTTCACCCATTGCTGCCACTGCCGCTGGTGCCAGCGCGAGACCGGTTCGGCCTTCGTGCTGAACGCGCTGATCGAGACCGCCTGCCTTGAGGTGACCGAGGGCAGCACAGAGGCGGTCGAGACGCCGAGCGAAAGCGGCAGGGGGCAGATCATCCACCGCTGCCCGCGCTGCCGGGTGGCGCTCTGGAGCCACTACTCGGGGGCCGGGGCGCTCTTTGCCTTCGTGCGGGTCGGCACGCTGGAAGACCCGGACCGGGTGCCGCCCGACATTCACATCTTCACCGCCAGCAAGCAGCCCTGGGTCGTCCTCCCGCCGGGCGTGCCGGCGATGGAGGCGTTCTATCGCCGCTCCGAGCACTGGCCCGACTGGGCGCTGGCCCGGCGCGAGGCGGTGCTGGCCCATCACATGTAG
- a CDS encoding DUF1992 domain-containing protein, whose protein sequence is MDHPLIDLITAKIRAAEAEGQFDNLPGAGKPLPRCDDPENAVMHRILKENGAVPEFVTLSRELARLREELRDTGDRTRRAEIIKDMSLTEARIELARKRG, encoded by the coding sequence ATGGACCATCCGCTGATCGACCTCATCACGGCCAAGATCCGGGCCGCCGAAGCCGAAGGGCAGTTTGACAACCTGCCCGGCGCCGGCAAACCGCTGCCGCGCTGCGATGATCCCGAAAACGCGGTGATGCATCGGATCCTCAAGGAAAACGGCGCCGTCCCCGAGTTCGTCACGCTCTCCCGCGAGCTGGCGCGGCTGCGCGAGGAGCTGCGCGACACCGGCGACCGCACCCGGCGCGCCGAGATCATCAAGGACATGTCGCTCACCGAGGCCCGCATCGAGCTGGCGCGAAAGCGCGGCTGA
- a CDS encoding bifunctional UDP-sugar hydrolase/5'-nucleotidase yields MSSKILTSVAALALSAGAASAEYSLTILHTNDFHARFEPISKYDGPCSVEDNDAGECFGGSARLMTAINEAKGRSNNWILVDGGDQFQGTLFYTYYKGKLAAEMMNQMGYTAMTVGNHEFDDGPEVLKGFIEATEFPILMSNADVSGEPLLADAILKSTIIEQGGEKIGLIGLTPQDTDELASPGPNVIFTDPSEAVQGEVDKLAEEGVNKIIVLSHSGYGVDQAVAEGTTGVDVIVGGHSNTLLGDMEGAEGPYPTMVGSTAIVSAYAYGKFLGELNVTFDDEGNVTEAMGAPIVLSGEVVEDEGTKARITEAAAPLEEIRNRVVAETSEMIEGNRDVCRAQECSMGNLVADAMLDRVKEQGISIAIANSGGLRASIDAGEVTMGEVLTVLPFQNTLSTFQVSGAVVKDALENGVSQVEEGAGRFPQVAGLKFTFDAAAEPGSRVSDVMVQEGEEWLPLDADKTYGLVSNNYVRNGGDGYKMFVDAENAYDFGPDLADVTAEYMAAEGAYTPYTDGRITQK; encoded by the coding sequence TTGCACACGAACGACTTTCATGCCCGCTTCGAGCCGATCTCCAAGTACGACGGCCCCTGCTCTGTCGAAGACAACGACGCCGGCGAGTGCTTCGGTGGCTCCGCCCGCCTGATGACGGCGATCAACGAGGCCAAGGGCCGCTCGAACAACTGGATCCTCGTCGATGGTGGCGACCAGTTTCAGGGCACGCTGTTCTACACCTACTACAAGGGCAAGCTCGCCGCCGAGATGATGAACCAGATGGGCTACACGGCAATGACCGTGGGCAACCACGAGTTCGACGATGGCCCCGAGGTGCTGAAAGGCTTCATCGAGGCCACCGAGTTCCCGATCCTGATGTCGAACGCCGATGTTTCGGGCGAGCCGCTGCTGGCCGATGCGATCCTGAAAAGCACCATCATCGAGCAGGGCGGCGAGAAGATCGGCCTGATCGGCCTCACCCCGCAGGACACCGACGAGCTGGCCTCCCCCGGCCCCAACGTCATCTTCACCGACCCCTCCGAGGCGGTGCAGGGCGAGGTCGACAAGCTGGCCGAGGAAGGCGTGAACAAGATCATCGTGCTCTCCCACTCCGGCTACGGCGTGGACCAGGCGGTGGCCGAAGGCACCACCGGCGTCGACGTGATCGTGGGCGGCCACAGCAACACCCTGCTGGGTGACATGGAGGGCGCCGAAGGCCCCTATCCCACCATGGTCGGCTCCACCGCCATCGTCTCGGCCTATGCCTACGGCAAATTTCTTGGCGAGCTGAACGTGACCTTCGATGACGAGGGCAACGTGACCGAGGCCATGGGCGCGCCCATCGTGCTTTCGGGCGAGGTGGTCGAGGACGAGGGCACCAAGGCCCGCATCACCGAAGCCGCCGCGCCGCTGGAAGAGATCCGCAACCGCGTCGTCGCCGAGACCTCCGAGATGATCGAGGGGAACCGCGATGTCTGCCGGGCGCAGGAATGCTCCATGGGCAACCTCGTCGCCGACGCCATGCTCGACCGGGTGAAGGAGCAGGGCATTTCCATCGCCATCGCAAACTCCGGCGGTCTGCGGGCCTCCATCGACGCCGGTGAGGTGACGATGGGCGAGGTGCTCACCGTGCTGCCGTTTCAGAACACGCTCTCGACCTTCCAGGTCTCGGGTGCCGTGGTGAAGGACGCGCTCGAGAACGGCGTCAGCCAGGTGGAAGAGGGCGCAGGCCGCTTCCCGCAGGTCGCCGGCCTCAAGTTCACCTTCGATGCTGCCGCCGAGCCGGGCTCGCGCGTCAGCGACGTGATGGTGCAGGAAGGCGAGGAATGGCTGCCGCTGGATGCGGACAAGACCTATGGCCTCGTGTCCAACAACTACGTGCGCAACGGCGGTGACGGCTACAAGATGTTCGTCGATGCCGAAAACGCCTACGACTTCGGCCCCGACCTGGCCGACGTGACGGCCGAGTACATGGCCGCCGAAGGTGCCTACACGCCCTACACCGACGGGCGCATCACCCAGAAATAA
- a CDS encoding SOS response-associated peptidase, which yields MCGRFAITLPDEAMAQLFGATPSNDLPEVPRYNVCPTTQVAAVTSAEGARRLRPMRWGLVPHWYKSPTDGPLLINARAETVAEKPAFRAACRERRCIVPASGFYEWTKDGEGNRLPWYITRTDGAPMAFAAIWQDWSREGEDKVDGPTVAIVTTAATHEMAEIHHRTPVILEPDDWAKWLGEEGKGAATLMTPPQAGAVRMWRVGREVNSNRASGASLVEPLEA from the coding sequence ATGTGCGGCCGTTTCGCCATCACCCTGCCCGACGAGGCCATGGCGCAGCTGTTCGGCGCCACGCCCTCCAACGACCTGCCCGAGGTGCCCCGCTACAACGTCTGCCCCACCACCCAGGTCGCCGCCGTCACCAGCGCCGAGGGCGCGCGGCGGCTGCGCCCGATGCGCTGGGGCCTGGTCCCGCACTGGTACAAGAGCCCCACCGACGGCCCCCTGCTCATCAACGCCCGCGCCGAGACCGTGGCCGAAAAGCCCGCCTTCCGCGCCGCCTGCCGCGAGCGCCGCTGCATCGTGCCCGCCTCGGGCTTCTACGAATGGACCAAAGACGGTGAAGGCAACCGCCTGCCGTGGTACATCACCCGCACCGACGGCGCGCCCATGGCCTTTGCCGCGATCTGGCAGGACTGGTCGCGGGAGGGCGAAGACAAGGTCGACGGGCCGACCGTGGCCATCGTCACCACCGCCGCCACCCATGAAATGGCCGAGATCCACCACCGCACGCCGGTCATCCTCGAACCGGACGACTGGGCCAAGTGGCTGGGCGAGGAAGGCAAGGGCGCGGCCACGCTGATGACCCCTCCGCAGGCGGGCGCGGTGCGGATGTGGCGGGTGGGCCGCGAGGTCAATTCCAACCGCGCCAGCGGCGCGTCGCTGGTGGAACCGCTCGAGGCCTGA
- a CDS encoding GntR family transcriptional regulator: MPEDGKLRTIDHATRALRDRILSGRLPTGMHLSETAAAEMLGLSRTPTREALTQLVEEGLLERGASGRCTVRALTRADVADAIELRGVLEGMALRLAAERGADPAALAEAEACVEAIDGVITHGARAMDFERYAELNAGFHAALARLPGSPLIERELMRAHRLPLASPSAFLGSQATQLEFRRSLLIAQSQHRAMLEAVTAREGARAEALGREHARLARHNFEQALAQDSTAQLQDIPGFSLVTAEN, encoded by the coding sequence ATGCCCGAAGATGGCAAGCTCAGAACCATCGACCATGCCACCCGCGCCCTGCGCGACCGCATCCTGTCGGGCCGTTTGCCCACGGGGATGCACCTGTCGGAAACCGCCGCCGCCGAGATGCTGGGGCTGTCGCGCACGCCCACCCGCGAGGCGCTGACCCAGCTTGTCGAAGAGGGGCTGCTGGAGCGCGGCGCCTCGGGGCGGTGCACGGTGCGGGCGCTGACGCGGGCCGATGTGGCCGATGCGATCGAGCTGCGCGGGGTGCTGGAGGGCATGGCGCTGCGGCTGGCCGCCGAGCGCGGGGCAGACCCGGCGGCGCTGGCGGAGGCGGAGGCCTGCGTGGAGGCGATCGACGGGGTCATCACCCATGGCGCACGGGCGATGGACTTCGAGCGCTACGCCGAACTGAACGCCGGGTTTCATGCCGCGCTGGCCCGCCTGCCCGGCTCGCCGCTCATCGAGCGCGAGCTGATGCGCGCCCATCGCCTGCCGCTGGCCTCGCCCTCGGCCTTCCTCGGCAGCCAGGCCACGCAGCTCGAATTTCGCCGCTCGCTCCTCATCGCCCAAAGCCAGCACCGCGCCATGCTGGAGGCGGTCACCGCCCGCGAGGGCGCGCGCGCCGAGGCGCTCGGCCGCGAGCATGCCCGGCTGGCGCGGCACAATTTCGAGCAGGCGCTGGCGCAGGACAGCACGGCGCAACTGCAGGATATTCCCGGCTTTTCCCTCGTCACTGCTGAAAATTAA